Below is a window of Streptomyces sp. WMMB303 DNA.
CCGCTGCTCGACGTACCGCTGCTGCCGGGGGATCTGGTGGGCACTCAGGCGCTTGCCGCGCTGGCCGACCTGCTCGGACCCTCCTCTTCCTGAGGTTCCGGATGATTCCGGCTCGACGAGCGCGCGGACCTTCGCATGCGACAGGTTTCTCTCAGTCCCGGACGATGGACTGTATTTCCTTGACAGTGACGGCTTGTTCGTAGACGGAGTTGCCGTCGGGCAGGGCGGGCTCAGCTACCGGCTGACCGTCCGGGTCGGCGGAGTCGGTCCAGGTGACCTCCCACACGACAGAGGCGGAGAAGGTGTAGGTGCCGCCCTTGCCGGAGGAGCGCTTGTACGTGATGTTGCAGTCCGCGTCCGTGGAGTCGACCTGGTAGCCCCCATGGGCTTTGGACAGGTTGTATGTGCACGACTTCGGTTCGGCGTGGTCCGTACCCGCTTTCACGGTGAGTGCCTTGGGAGTGGCCACCGTGGTCGCCGCAATATTGACACCGAGGTGATCGATGCCGGCGGTCACCCACACCCGGTTCAGCGGCTTCTTGAAGACAATCCGGGTCTCCAGATTCACCACCTGGCGGCCCGGGCCGGGGCTCAGCTTCACCGGGGGCGTGGGGAGCTTGGTGTTGTCGTACGCGATTCCGGCGAGCATCTGCGGATCGATGGCTGCCGGGTCTTCCGGGGGGTTACCCTTGGGTACCCAGATTTCGCGTTCCTTGGCCAAGCATTCTGCGTCGTCCTTGCCTGTCTCATAGTGCAAGGACCACCACAGGCCCTTCTTGCCGATGTTGTAGTTCTGCTTCTCCCGCTTCTTCTGGTACGCCTGGTATTCCTCCGCGTAGTCGCCCAGCACCTGCGGGGTGGGGCTCTCCGTCCGCAGTGCCTCTTTGTACGCCTTCGGCTTCCACATCGGTTCGTACCAGCACGCCGGAGGCTTCCAGTTCGCTGCGGGGGCGGGCGCCATCGGCGTGCCGGAGGCGGGAGCGTTGCCGTGCACGGCGATGTGCATGCCCACGGTGTCACTGCCGTCGCTCTCCGGGGTGGGCCTCTCCTCCACCACCGTGCCGCCCTGCCCGTCTCCCACGCCCGCATGTGCCGGGGACGCCACGGCCAGCAGAAGGACTGTGGTTCCCGCGGTCGCTATGCACGTGCGTCCTGTACGTCTGCTCACGGTTGGCATTCCGCGGCCCCCTTGGTCGCTTGCGTCTGCGATACCAGCCATCGCTCGCCGTCACTCTTGACCAGCCCGGCCTTCCAGGCGACGAAGTCGTCCTTGCTGGGCTCCGTCTTGAGTGTCTTCCCCGACTTCTTGTCCTTGGCGAAGGCGTTGCGCTGCGACTCGCAGTACCGCACCCATGCGCCCTTCTTCGTCAGGTCGGTGACCTCGAAGTCGTAGTAGCGGAGGGAGCCGGTGAAGGTCCTGTTGTCCTCCGCGAACCTCGTGATGTCCTTGCCCCAGTACTGAAGCGCGGGATGCTTCCAGTACCTGACCATGTTCTTCGTCGCCGGATCCGCCTTGGTGTACGCCTCGACACGTGCCTTCGCGGCATACTCCGTGGCTTGCAGGACCTCGTCTTTGCCGGGGTCCTCCGACCGCACGTCCTCGAAGTCCAGCTTGAGATCGTCGGGAAAGTCGAACTTCGGCGCCTGAGCGCCCGGCGAATCCTCAGCAGGGGAAGACTCCACCCCTTTCTCTCCCCCGTCCGCGCCCGCGATCTTCTCATCCTCGCCCTTGTGTCCTCCGTCGCCGCCGCAACCGGTCACGAAGAGCGCACACGCGAACCCCAGAGCGGCCATCGATCTCGTGGCTCGGCGCGGAAGATGGCGACGACGATGCACGATGCGCTCCCTGGGAAGGTCTGGCGACAGGTACAACCCTCGATCGTAACAGTGTTAGTCACGTGAACATGACATCCGGCTGCTCACGGTGACGGGCTGTTTCATGTCTATCGAACGCTGGTCATGTTCTGGGGTCCTCGTTCTGTACCCATCGTCACAGGGATTCGCTGACAGCCGACAGTCGGCAGAAGCACGAGGCGTCGACCGGGATGTCGGCCCTGGCTTGGGCGAGGCGCAACTGCTGTTCGATGATGGCGGCCTCTCCCGTGCGCTCCTGCCGAGCCAGACACTCGTGGTAGCCACGCAGGCTCCAGACGTTTCCCGGGTGCTGTTGGGACCGTGGGATGGTGCCGTCCAGGCCCAAGTCGGCCCGATACACCGCCTCGGCTTCCTCGACGTGACCCTGCTCCAGCAGCAGCGCCCCGTAGGCGTGCCGAGTCGGCTGCATCCACCCCCAGGGTTCGTCGTAGGGAAGGCTGTCATCGAGTTCGATCGACCGCCGCAGCGCGGCGAAGGCCTCTTCGGTGTTCCCCTTGCGGTACTCCACCTCGCCCTCCAGCATCGCGGCCGCCACTGCGAGGATGTCCCGACAGGTGTTGTTGAAGAGCATGCGCGACTCCGGAACACGCTCCACCGCCTCCCTGAAGAGCACCCGCTGCGTCTCGGCCACCCCCACCTGGCCGGCGGCGGCGTGGGCGATTGCCTTCGCATAGAGCATCATCGCCGTGGTCACGCAGTAGAGCTCGGAGTCCCTCGGCAGTTCTGCGTCGATGATTTCCTGCCACATGCCGAAGCGGATCAGCACGTGCATGCGCAGGGGAAGGAGGCCCTCGAGCCAGTCCGCCATCGGGGGCGTCTCGACGCGGAGGAGTTCCTCAGGAACCGCCGCCTCCAGTTCACTGCACGTCTGCAACGCGACGGCCCGTTGCCCGAGGAACATCGAGCCGTAGATCTTGAAGTGATAGTTGTGGCAGCGGTAGAGCGTGTAGAAGTTGATCGGGCCGGACCGCCTCACGAACTTCTCGTCCGCCTCGACAGCACGTGTGTTGGAGGAGACCACGCGCGAGTAGTCACCGCAAAGGACGTCCAGGTGCGTGGGCATGTGCTGCAGATGACCGGCATCGGGGACGAGATCGCGCAGTCGATCGGCCACTGTCAGGGCCTGCTCCGGCGCGGACGACATCTCCATCAGGTGGATGAACATGTGCAGCACGCCCGGGTGATCCCGCCCGCCCGGCAGTTCCAGCGCCTGCTCGAGCACGGAACGCGCCTCCACGGCGAATGACCCCGGGGCCGGCTGACCGGTGCGCTGGTCCCACATCTGCCACGGCGTGAGGTTCATCAGCGCGTCGGCGAACAGCGTGCTCACGTCGAGGTCCTCGGAATGTTCCGCGTACACCGTCCGCATCGCCTCGGCGTAACGGTGACTCCATACCGAGAGGTCCGACGCCGGTTCCGGCTGAGGACAGCGATGCCGGAGCGCGCCGATGAGCGCCCGCTCGACAGGCGTGGACCCGCCCACGAGACGTTCCGCCTCGGCAGTCGCCTCGAACGCCCGGGAAACGCTCGCCTCGAGATCGGCCGGGTCGAAACGTTCCCAGGGCTTGTTGTAGTTGGGCCCCACGGCGTAGGCGATGCCCCAGGAAGCCATGGCGCACTCCGGGTCGAGCTCGCGGGCCCGCTCGAAGCAGTCGATCGCTTCCTCGTGGTTGAAGGCATAGCTCCACAACAGGCCGCGGTCGAACCAGGTCTGCGCCTCTCTCGTCCCGGTCGAGACCGGCCGGGTGTAGCGGCCGAGATCGTAGTAGTCCGTCATCGGGAGTCTCTCCTGGGAACATCGTCCGGCGTCGCGTGACGTCGGGCATCATTGACGACCTCGGGCGCTGTCTGCACGGGCACCCCGCCCCCGCGTCGAGGAGCTTGAGTGCAGCGCCCGGTGTGCACCCGACCGCCGGTGCACAGGCTGCGGCCAGGAGCGTCGCTCGGCGATCTGCTCCTTGCCCACGCCCGTCATCTTCGCAGGATGACGTGATCCTCGATGCCGTACACACGCCGGGGGACGGCGAACGGCCGTGCAGCCACCCGGGTGCATGCACGCACCACACGCGTCCGGGCCGCACCTACGGCCACCCGCTCTCGGGGGCAGCGTGGCGCTCACACGACCGGACGCCGCAGCCGACGGTAGCTCCAGACGAGGAGCACGAAGAGCACGACGCCGGAAACGATCAGGCTTCCTCCGGTGCTCCAGCCACCGAACGGCAGTTGCGGCACCAGCCCCCAGGCGACGCCCGCACCGATCAGCCCGAGGCCGGCCAGCGTCGAGCCGGCGATCCGCCAGCCGGACGACACACTCTCCTCGGCGGCCCGCATGGCGCGGACCCGCACCGGTTCCAAGTGGCGGTGCAGGGCGGGGACGGCGCGGGCGAGCAGCACCATGCCGGCGAACACCAGCAGCAGTCCGGGACCGGGAAGGACGAGCAGGACGAGACCCACGGCGACCAGCACACCGCCGGCGATGGCGGATACGGCCCGCAGCACAGGATGCAAATTGTTGTCCGCCACGTCGTCTCCCGCTTCTGTCGCCGTGCGGCCTCTTCGGCCCTGGTCCGCGTCTCGGCGCGCGGCAGGCTCATGGTCCCGGTGGAGCCTCCAGATGCAGGGCCGCTCTCTCGTCCCGCTGCGGTCGGCCTCGCACCGCGGCGCAGCCGAGTGCTCGCCGGACCAGGGTTGGCCGCTGCACGGGCCGAGTACCGGTACCACGCCAACGGGTCACCCGCATGGCGGCAGGTGAACCATCGCAGTGCTGACAGGCCCGGTCCACATCCCGGGCTCCACGAGCCGGCTCCCTACGAGGCGGCGGGCTCGGGAGCGCGACCGGCCGTCAGGGCCTGCGGTGGACCGAGACCGCGTACGCCCCACCGTCGTAGGGCTCGCGGGACCATGTCGCACAGCGCCTCTCGAGAGTGAGGCCCGCCGCGGCACAGTGTGCGTCGTAAGCGTCCAGCGTGTACCCACGGTCCAGGGAGAACCCTGCCACCAGACGGCCTCCCGGGCGGACGTGTGCAGCCACTCCGGCGACCAGGGCCGGTTCCGTTCCGGGCGGCGTGAACAGGGGGACGTTGCCCGCCATCACCACCACGTCGAAGGACCTCCCGAGGTCCAGATAGGCCAGGTCGCCCAGGTGCCAGGTGATCTCGGGGGCGAGCTGCCGGGCCGTGGCCAGCATCGAGGGATCGAGGTCCGCTCCCACCACGTCGATCCCGTGCCGCGCCAGTTCGATCGCCACCCTGCCCGTGCCGCATCCCGCGTCGAGGACACTGGACGGCTTCAGAGCACGCACCAACACGGCTTCGCCGTGCACATCCCCGCCCTCGGCTGCGATCCGGTCGAACCGGGCCTGGTACTCCTCACCATTCCACGCCATACCGGCACTTTGGCACATCAGGTCTCCCCCATGGCACTCTCCCCCGGCCCGCGCGTTCGAGGTCCTCAAGTCGACGCCGGCGTGGATCAGCCACCCGGATGTCGGACGGGGCGATCAGGCCGGTCATCGTCAGGCGCGGCGCGGACTGCGGCTCACTGTGACTCCGCACACCGGGGCATCGCCGGGACGATGCTCGGGACCGACCGGCCGCAGGGCGCATGAGGGGCAGCGTCGATGTGGCGATACGGGCTGGATACCGTTCCGCCATGACAGATGAGGACCCGATCGCCGAACACGTCGCCGTCTGCCCCGTCACGCCCCTCCTGGTGCAGCAGATCGTCGGCCTGACGGAACTGCCGTGGGACGACCGAGCGGCCACCGAGGCGGCAGTGCGGCATCTGGGCTGGCAGGAGAACGAGGAGTTGCCCCTGGAGGACACTCTCGTCACCGCCGATGGGCATCTCGCCTGTCTCGGGGATCACTTGTCGCTGTCGTTCGCCAATTTCTACTGGGTCGGCGGCGAGGAGTGGAGAGAGGACTTCTGGGGCACGTTGCCCGGCTGGTCCAGCCAGGCGAACGCCGACCGGGAGGTGTTCGATGCGCAGATCGACGCCGCCATCGCCACATTCACCGCATGCCTCGGCCCCCCGGAGCGCGACCTCAGAACCGAAGGAGGCACCCTGGCCATGGGGGCCGGCGACTGGCGGCACGCCGCCTGGCGCCGCGGAAGCACTCTGCTCGTCATCGGCCCACGCCACGAAGGGCTCTCCTACTTCCAGTTCGAGGAGGCCGTGGTCCACATCGCAGCTGTCGAGCCGACGGCGGCTCTGCCCGCCCTCCACGACTTCGTCTCCTGAGCACCCGGCGCCACCACATCGCCGGTCCCTGGGCCACCCCCATACGCGCGGGGACTCACGCGAACCGTTCTCAGGCGAATCCAGTCGGCCCGGGCATCAGCTGTCACCCGTCCTGCCGCCGTCACGCAAGCGAGCCGGAACCGGTTCCCGGATTCTGGCTCAGCCTGTGCTTGCCCCCTCGTGGCTCCGCTCCTGTGGCGGAACAGTGAACGGCGGCGGGACGGTCGGGGTGCTGCGAACGCACTGGTCCTGTTCGCGAAGAAGGCCGGACGGCTCCCGGTCAGCCCAGGCTCACCCCAGGAAACTCAGTCGCACCTTCCGCTCCGGATTATCCACATTCGTGTCCACGAGGCACACGGACTGCCAGGTGCCCAGGGCCAGCCGGCCGGCGACGACGGGCAGGGTGGCGTGCGGGGGGACGAGGGCGGGGAGCACGTGGTCGCGGCCGTGGCCGGGGGTGCCGTGGCGGTGGCTCCAGCGGTCGTCGGCGGGGAGGAGGTCGCGGAGGGCTGCCAGCAGGTCGTCGTCGCTGCCGGCTCCGGTCTCCAGCAGTGCCACACCCGCGGTGGCGTGGGGTGTGAAGACGTTCAGCAGCCCGTCGCGGCCCTCGGTGACGTCCCGCAGGAAGGAGCCGCACTGCTGCGTCAGGTCCTGGACCACTTCCTGCGAGCCGGTCCGGACAGCGATCTCGCGTGTCGTGAAGCGCTCAGCCATGAGTCGATCCTCTCAAAGCGGATCGCCCTCGTAGCCGTCGGCGCGCTTCCCGGGCAGGCGGGTCGGGCCCGCACGCGCGTGCGGGAAGGTTTCGGGGTGCCGGATGGTTCGCAGAGGCATGAATGACGTGGCGGTCGTGGTCGTCGGGGCCGGGCAGGCGGGGCTCTCCAGCGCCTACCACCTGCGGCGGGCCGGGTTCGAGCCCGGTGCGGACTTCGTCGTGCTGGATCACTCGCCCGCGCCGGGCGGGGCGTGGCAGTTCCGGTGGCCGACGCTGACGTACGGCCGGGTCCACGGCTTGCACGCGCTGCCCGGCCGGGAGCTGACCGGCGCCGACCCGGGGCGTCCGTCCTCGGAGGTGATCGGGGAGTACTTCGCCGCCTACGAGCGGACCTTCGGGCTCCGGGTGCGGCGCCCGGTGGATGTCCGCGAGGTGCGGGACGCGGGGTGGGGCGGACGGCTGCTGGTCCGGACCTCACAAGGTGACTGGACGGCACGGGCTGTCATCAACGCCACCGGCACCTGGGACCGCCCCTTCTGGCCCCGGGTGCCGGGGCAGGAGCTGTTCCGGGGCCGCCAGTTGCACACCGCGCAGTACCCGGGCCCGGGGTCGGACGCCTTCGCGGACCGCCGGGTGGTCGTCGTCGGCGGCGGGACCTCCGCGGTGCAGCATCTGCTGGAGATCGCCGAGGTCGCGCGGGAGACGCTGTGGGTGACCCGGCGGCCGCCCCGCTTCCGCTCCGGCTCCTTCGGTGAGGAGGCGGGCCGGGCCACCGTGGCGCTGGTCGAGGAGCGGGTACGGGAGGGCCTGCCGCCGCGCAGCGTGGTGTCGGTGACGGGGCTGCCGATGACCGAGCAGGTGCGCCGTGCGCGGGAGAGCGGCGTGCTGGAGCGGCACCCGATGTTCGCCCGGCTGACCGAGGACGGAGTCGCCTGGGCGGACGGCAGCCGGGCGCCCGCGGACACGGTCCTGTGGGCCACCGGATTCCGTCCGGTCATCGATCATCTCGCTCCGCTGCGGCTGCGCGAGCCCGGTGGCGGCATCCGGCTGGAGGGGACGCGAGTCTCCCGGGATCGGCGGGTCCACCTGGTCGGCTACGGTCCCTCCGCCAGTACGATCGGCGCCAACCGGGCCGGCCGGGCGGCCGTGCGGGACGTCCGGGCCCTGTTGGCGGAGGCGGCTCGGGAGGCTCCGGCTGTCAGCCCCGTCGCCGGGTGAGACCTTCTGCGGAGCCGTCGCCGCCGTGATCCGCTCTCCAGCAGATGGCGTACGGCCAGTCCGGCGCCCCGGACGTCGTCGACCGAGACCGAGCAGCCCTCGGCGCTGGGCGTCACACGGACGACGGAGACGTACGGATGCCGTGCCGCTGGAAGGCGGTCAGGTTCTCTCCCGTCGTCCCGGTGGGGGTGACCAGGACACCGCGCACCCGCTGCTCGGCGAAGAGGGCCGGGTACTCGGCCTCCTCCGCGGGGCTCTGGGCGGGCGGGTCTCCTCGGCCACCATCGCGGGCCGGTTGATGACGTGGG
It encodes the following:
- a CDS encoding tetratricopeptide repeat protein; amino-acid sequence: MTDYYDLGRYTRPVSTGTREAQTWFDRGLLWSYAFNHEEAIDCFERARELDPECAMASWGIAYAVGPNYNKPWERFDPADLEASVSRAFEATAEAERLVGGSTPVERALIGALRHRCPQPEPASDLSVWSHRYAEAMRTVYAEHSEDLDVSTLFADALMNLTPWQMWDQRTGQPAPGSFAVEARSVLEQALELPGGRDHPGVLHMFIHLMEMSSAPEQALTVADRLRDLVPDAGHLQHMPTHLDVLCGDYSRVVSSNTRAVEADEKFVRRSGPINFYTLYRCHNYHFKIYGSMFLGQRAVALQTCSELEAAVPEELLRVETPPMADWLEGLLPLRMHVLIRFGMWQEIIDAELPRDSELYCVTTAMMLYAKAIAHAAAGQVGVAETQRVLFREAVERVPESRMLFNNTCRDILAVAAAMLEGEVEYRKGNTEEAFAALRRSIELDDSLPYDEPWGWMQPTRHAYGALLLEQGHVEEAEAVYRADLGLDGTIPRSQQHPGNVWSLRGYHECLARQERTGEAAIIEQQLRLAQARADIPVDASCFCRLSAVSESL
- a CDS encoding PGPGW domain-containing protein; translated protein: MADNNLHPVLRAVSAIAGGVLVAVGLVLLVLPGPGLLLVFAGMVLLARAVPALHRHLEPVRVRAMRAAEESVSSGWRIAGSTLAGLGLIGAGVAWGLVPQLPFGGWSTGGSLIVSGVVLFVLLVWSYRRLRRPVV
- a CDS encoding class I SAM-dependent methyltransferase, which translates into the protein MAWNGEEYQARFDRIAAEGGDVHGEAVLVRALKPSSVLDAGCGTGRVAIELARHGIDVVGADLDPSMLATARQLAPEITWHLGDLAYLDLGRSFDVVVMAGNVPLFTPPGTEPALVAGVAAHVRPGGRLVAGFSLDRGYTLDAYDAHCAAAGLTLERRCATWSREPYDGGAYAVSVHRRP
- a CDS encoding YjbQ family protein — its product is MAERFTTREIAVRTGSQEVVQDLTQQCGSFLRDVTEGRDGLLNVFTPHATAGVALLETGAGSDDDLLAALRDLLPADDRWSHRHGTPGHGRDHVLPALVPPHATLPVVAGRLALGTWQSVCLVDTNVDNPERKVRLSFLG
- a CDS encoding NAD(P)-binding domain-containing protein, producing the protein MNDVAVVVVGAGQAGLSSAYHLRRAGFEPGADFVVLDHSPAPGGAWQFRWPTLTYGRVHGLHALPGRELTGADPGRPSSEVIGEYFAAYERTFGLRVRRPVDVREVRDAGWGGRLLVRTSQGDWTARAVINATGTWDRPFWPRVPGQELFRGRQLHTAQYPGPGSDAFADRRVVVVGGGTSAVQHLLEIAEVARETLWVTRRPPRFRSGSFGEEAGRATVALVEERVREGLPPRSVVSVTGLPMTEQVRRARESGVLERHPMFARLTEDGVAWADGSRAPADTVLWATGFRPVIDHLAPLRLREPGGGIRLEGTRVSRDRRVHLVGYGPSASTIGANRAGRAAVRDVRALLAEAAREAPAVSPVAG